The nucleotide sequence GCGAGCGCCGCGGTGATGATCGGCTCGATCCGGAATGCCAGCAGCGTCGTCCCGGCGGCCAGTACCAGCGTCGACAGCAGGTACCAGGCGTAGCCGCAGGCCGCCGTCACGCCGAGCCCGCGGGCCACCGGCGACCGATCGGCGCGGGCCACGATCCACACCGTCCCCACCAGGCACAGCGCGCCGAGCGCGGTCGGCTCCAGCATCGGCAGCGGCCAGCGCGACCCGGTCTCGGCGAGGAAGTGCTGGCCGGCGCTGTGGGTGGGTTCGCCGGCCGACGCGATCAGGTAGGGCAGCCAGTGCACCAGGGTGAGCGGCAGCGCGGCGGCGAGCACGACACCGACCGTCGTGGCGAGCGGTACCGGCCGGGCCGTCCGGGTGAGCAGACCGTCGACGGCCAGCACGGTCAGCACGAACCCGGCGAACACCAGGATCTGGGTGTGCGTGATCGCGGCGATCCCGAGGACCACGCCGACCAGCAGGGCGGTGCGCAGCCACGGCACCCCGGCGCGGCGGCGCACCAGGCGCATCCCGAGCACCGCCAGCGGCGGCACCAGCGCCGCGGTCAGCCAGGAGTACGGGGTGTACGCGGCGAGCGTCGCCAGCCCGGCGAGGGTGGTCGCGACCGCGGCGCCCAGCGCCCGGCGCCGCGTCGTGACCAGCGACCACAGCGCGTACGCGAGCACCGCGGTGACGGCGAGCGTCGCCAGCGAGAACACCTTGTGGAACGCCCAGGCCTCCACCCCGAGCAGGGCCGACGCGCGTCCGCCGATCCAGAACCAGGCCGCCGGGTAGTACGGCGGGAGATCGGCGTAGGCGAAGTCGGCGAGCCGGGCCGAGTCGGCGAACCGGGTCAGGAACTGGACCCGGAACTGCTGGTCCCCGGAGACCCCGAACAGGTAGTGCGGCGTGTTCGCCAGGAACAACGCCAGCGGCCACGCCGGCAGTGCGGCCAGCCCCACCCAGCTCAGCGGCACCGCGAACCGCGGGCTCAGCGCGGCGGCGGCGAGCAGCGCGGCGATCGCGGCGCCGCCGGACGCGGTGATCGCCAGCGCGACGTTCGATCCGGCCGGGATCGGGAGGGCGTCGACCAGCAGCACGATCCCGGCGACCACGGCGATCGCGACCGCCGGGCCGAGGAGCAGGTCGGCCGGCGCTGCCGGCCGCCGCTGCACAGGGGGCCACGGCGCCGCGCCCGGGCCGCTCGCGTCGCCCGGGCGGGGCCCACCCCACCCGTCGGCACCCGCTCCGCCCCGCTCGTCGCCCGGCACGTCGGTCAGGCCGGCTTCTTCACCGCGACGACCAGGAACGCCTTCGAGATCGCCCACAGTGCGGGGAACCGGCGCAGT is from Pseudonocardia autotrophica and encodes:
- a CDS encoding arabinofuranosyltransferase, producing the protein MQRRPAAPADLLLGPAVAIAVVAGIVLLVDALPIPAGSNVALAITASGGAAIAALLAAAALSPRFAVPLSWVGLAALPAWPLALFLANTPHYLFGVSGDQQFRVQFLTRFADSARLADFAYADLPPYYPAAWFWIGGRASALLGVEAWAFHKVFSLATLAVTAVLAYALWSLVTTRRRALGAAVATTLAGLATLAAYTPYSWLTAALVPPLAVLGMRLVRRRAGVPWLRTALLVGVVLGIAAITHTQILVFAGFVLTVLAVDGLLTRTARPVPLATTVGVVLAAALPLTLVHWLPYLIASAGEPTHSAGQHFLAETGSRWPLPMLEPTALGALCLVGTVWIVARADRSPVARGLGVTAACGYAWYLLSTLVLAAGTTLLAFRIEPIITAALACGAVWAAADALRWLRGRGGAPRAAAPPGTGPAFTGPAALATGRHPLTGPAAGVRRVTGPAAPTAGVHPGAGADRHRARPAVAVVAVLAAIAVVAQVQTVPQTYAWAGTAQDQRPDGTRPDGSRDPADADAWLGELRGTVDGLTGRPPREVVVASANQKLLTYTPYFAFQTSVAQYANPLADFPARTDELRRWATAAGPGQLLAALDGSRFRAPSVFVFDRTPDGDLQLPTSVDRFPDPDAGAPPATFDPRLFEDPAWQRRDVGPYAVLVRTDVAPVP